Proteins from one Sarcophilus harrisii chromosome 2, mSarHar1.11, whole genome shotgun sequence genomic window:
- the ZNF503 gene encoding zinc finger protein 503 — protein sequence MSTAPSLSALRSSKHSGGGGGGGGGGGGSGGGGGADPAWTSVLSGNISGAGPGPGSSSAGNTKPFLHAVPPSDPLRQANRLPIKVLKMLTARTGHILHPEYLQPLPSTPVSPIELDAKKSPLALLAQTCSQIGKPDPSPSSKLSSVASNGGGAGGGGGGGAGSDKDTKSGPLKLSDIGVEDKSSFKPYSKPGADKKEPGGGGGGGGGGGGGGGGGGSSGGGVSAEKSGFRVPSATCQPFTPRTGSPSSSASACSPGGMLPSSGGGPEGKDDKKDPEGAGGSGKGSGGTSGDGGPGGLAHGRISCGGINVDVNQHSDGGPGSKSLSSDCGSSGSSSGSGSVPTSSSVLGSGLVAPVSPYKPGQTVFPLPPAGMTYPGSLAGAYAGYPPQFLPHGVALDPTKPGSLVGAQLAAAAAGSLGCSKPAGSSPLAGASPPSVMTASLCRDPYCLSYHCASHLAGAAAASASCAHDPAAAAAALKSGYPLVYPTHPLHGVHSSLTAAAAAGATPPSLAGHPLYPYGFMLPNDPLPHICNWVSANGPCDKRFATSEELLSHLRTHTAFPGTDKLLSGYPSSSSLASAAAAAMACHMHIPTSGAPGSPGTLALRSPHHALGLSSRYHPYSKSPLPTPGAPVPVPAATGPYYSPYALYGQRLTTASALGYQ from the exons ATGAGCACAGCGCCCTCGCTTTCTGCCCTGAGAAGTAGTAAGcacagcggcggcggcggcggcggcggaggaggcggcggcggcagcggtggcggcggcggcgcggACCCCGCCTGGACCAGCGTGCTCTCTGGAAATATCTCTGGcgccggccccggccccggctcGTCCTCGGCCGGTAACACCAAACCTTTCCTTCACGCCGTGCCCCCCTCGGATCCTCTACGCCAGGCGAATCGCCTGCCTATCAAGGTGCTAAAGATGTTGACGGCGCGGACGGGGCACATCTTACACCCAGAGTACCTGCAGCCTCTGCCTTCCACTCCTGTCAGTCCCATCGAG CTCGATGCAAAGAAGAGCCCACTGGCGCTGTTGGCCCAGACATGCTCCCAGATCGGAAAGCCTGACCCGTCGCCTTCCTCCAAATTATCCTCGGTGGCCTCCAACGGGGGCGGTGCCGGGGGTGGCGGCGGCGGTGGTGCCGGGAGCGACAAAGACACCAAATCGGGTCCCCTAAAACTAAGCGACATTGGGGTCGAGGACAAGTCAAGCTTTAAGCCCTACTCCAAACCTGGCGCGGATAAGAAGGAGccgggaggcggcggcggcggcggaggaggcggcgggggcgggggcggcggcggcggcagcagcggcggcgggGTCTCGGCGGAGAAGTCGGGATTCCGAGTACCGAGCGCCACCTGCCAGCCATTCACGCCCAGGACAGGCAGCCCAAGCTCCAGCGCCTCTGCCTGTTCGCCTGGAGGGATGCTCCCCTCTTCGGGAGGGGGCCCCGAGGGCAAGGACGACAAGAAGGACCCGGAAGGAGCCGGTGGCAGTGGCAAAGGGTCTGGTGGCACTTCAGGAGACGGAGGCCCAGGCGGGCTGGCTCACGGCCGGATTAGCTGTGGGGGAATTAACGTGGACGTGAACCAACACTCCGACGGGGGTCCCGGGAGCAAGTCCCTGAGTTCAGACTGCGGCAGCTCTGGCTCCAGTTCAGGTTCTGGCAGTGTCCCGACCTCCTCGTCGGTTCTGGGTTCCGGGCTGGTGGCCCCAGTATCCCCATATAAGCCGGGCCAGACGGTCTTTCCCCTGCCCCCCGCGGGCATGACTTATCCTGGCAGTTTAGCTGGGGCCTACGCGGGCTACCCTCCCCAATTCCTACCACATGGGGTGGCCCTGGATCCCACCAAGCCAGGGAGCCTAGTGGGAGCGCAACTGGCCGCTGCTGCCGCCGGCTCCCTCGGATGCAGCAAACCAGCTGGCTCTAGCCCCCTGGCAGGGGCGTCTCCTCCTTCCGTGATGACTGCGAGTTTGTGTCGGGACCCCTACTGCCTCAGCTACCATTGCGCCAGCCATCTCGCCGGGGCAGCTGCAGCTAGTGCCTCCTGCGCCCACGACCCTGCAGCCGCTGCCGCAGCTCTCAAGTCCGGATACCCGTTGGTGTACCCCACGCACCCTCTCCACGGGGTCCACTCGTCGCTGACTGCCGCGGCTGCGGCGGGGGCCACTCCGCCCTCGTTGGCCGGCCACCCTCTTTACCCTTACGGCTTCATGCTCCCTAACGACCCGCTGCCCCACATCTGCAACTGGGTGTCAGCAAATGGGCCCTGCGACAAACGGTTCGCCACGTCGGAGGAGCTGCTGAGTCACTTGCGGACGCACACGGCCTTCCCCGGGACGGACAAACTGCTGTCCGGCTATCCCAGCTCCTCCTCCCTCGCCAGCGCAGCTGCTGCGGCAATGGCCTGCCATATGCACATTCCCACCTCGGGAGCTCCGGGAAGCCCCGGGACCCTGGCCCTGCGTAGCCCCCACCACGCGCTGGGACTGAGCAGCCGCTACCACCCCTACTCCAAGAGCCCTCTCCCTACTCCCGGCGCCCCAGTGCCGGTGCCGGCTGCCACCGGACCCTATTACTCCCCTTACGCCCTCTACGGACAGAGACTTACCACAGCTTCGGCGCTGGGCTATCAGtga